In the genome of Pseudomonas sp. LBUM920, one region contains:
- a CDS encoding response regulator: MSQTATILVIDDEPQIRKFLRISLASQGYKVIEAGTGNEGLAQAALSKPDLLVLDLGLPDMDGQQVLREFREWSTVPVLVLSVRASEVQKVEALDGGANDYVTKPFGIQEFLARVRALLRQAPAGEAQEAALSFGPLTVDLAYRRVLLDGAEVALTRKEYAVLAQLARHPGRVITQQQLLKDIWGPTHTEDSHYLRIVVGHLRQKLADDPTQPRFIVTEAGVGYRLLNA; encoded by the coding sequence ATGAGCCAGACCGCGACGATTTTAGTCATTGATGACGAACCGCAGATTCGCAAATTCCTGCGCATCAGCCTGGCCTCCCAGGGCTACAAGGTGATCGAGGCCGGCACCGGTAACGAGGGCCTGGCCCAAGCGGCGTTGAGCAAACCGGATTTGCTGGTGCTCGACCTCGGCCTGCCTGACATGGACGGCCAACAAGTGCTGCGCGAGTTTCGCGAGTGGTCGACGGTGCCGGTGCTGGTGCTGTCGGTGCGCGCCAGTGAAGTGCAGAAGGTTGAAGCGCTGGATGGCGGCGCGAATGATTACGTGACCAAGCCTTTTGGTATCCAGGAGTTTCTCGCCCGCGTTCGCGCGCTGCTGCGCCAGGCACCGGCGGGGGAGGCTCAGGAAGCGGCCTTGAGTTTTGGCCCGCTGACGGTGGACCTGGCCTATCGCCGCGTGCTGCTGGACGGCGCCGAAGTGGCGCTGACCCGCAAGGAGTACGCGGTGCTGGCGCAACTGGCGCGGCATCCGGGGCGGGTAATCACCCAGCAACAATTGCTCAAGGATATCTGGGGGCCGACCCACACTGAAGACAGTCACTACCTGCGCATTGTGGTAGGGCATTTGCGCCAGAAGTTGGCGGATGACCCTACTCAGCCGAGGTTTATTGTGACTGAGGCGGGGGTTGGGTATCGGTTGTTGAATGCCTGA
- a CDS encoding patatin-like phospholipase family protein: MKKRVALVLGSGGARGYAHIGVIEEIERRGYDIACIAGCSMGAVVGGIYAAGKLDEYRNWIESLDYLDVLRLVDVSFRLGAIRGEKVFGQIRKIVGEINIEELRIPYTAVATDLTNQQEIWFQEGCLHQAMRASAAIPSLFTPVMQGNRMLVDGGLLNPLPIVPVVSSHCDLIIAVNLNATNQKHYQLPVIQRPPAFKSRFNSLAKSLGSHLPFRRKQAEQLMKLEQEALHAQTAEINPWLESAEPESQQPAAAPEKAGAPKSATGSFIIDNVGPASLLDLINQSFEVMQTSLAQYKIAGYPPDVLINVPKRVCRFFEFYKAPELIALGREIARDTLDKYESEQS; the protein is encoded by the coding sequence ATGAAGAAGCGTGTTGCCTTGGTGCTGGGCTCCGGTGGAGCCCGCGGTTATGCCCATATCGGCGTGATCGAGGAGATCGAACGGCGCGGCTACGACATTGCCTGTATCGCCGGCTGCTCCATGGGCGCCGTGGTGGGTGGAATCTATGCGGCCGGCAAGCTTGACGAGTACCGCAACTGGATCGAAAGCCTCGACTACCTCGATGTACTGCGCCTGGTCGACGTAAGCTTTCGCCTGGGTGCGATTCGTGGCGAAAAAGTCTTCGGCCAGATCCGCAAGATTGTCGGCGAGATCAATATCGAAGAACTGCGCATTCCCTACACCGCCGTAGCGACCGACCTGACCAACCAACAGGAAATCTGGTTTCAGGAAGGTTGCCTGCACCAGGCCATGCGCGCCTCCGCGGCGATTCCAAGCCTGTTCACGCCCGTAATGCAGGGCAACCGAATGCTGGTGGACGGCGGTCTGCTCAACCCGCTGCCGATCGTGCCGGTGGTGTCGAGCCACTGCGACTTGATCATCGCGGTCAACCTCAACGCCACCAATCAAAAACATTACCAACTGCCCGTGATCCAGCGTCCGCCGGCGTTCAAAAGTCGTTTCAACAGCTTGGCCAAGTCATTGGGTTCACACCTGCCGTTTCGCCGCAAACAAGCCGAACAGTTGATGAAGCTTGAGCAGGAGGCTTTGCACGCCCAGACAGCGGAGATCAACCCGTGGCTGGAATCGGCCGAACCCGAATCCCAGCAACCTGCGGCTGCACCGGAGAAGGCCGGGGCGCCAAAGTCAGCAACCGGTTCGTTCATCATCGACAACGTCGGGCCGGCGTCGCTGCTGGACCTGATCAACCAGAGTTTCGAGGTGATGCAGACATCGCTGGCGCAGTACAAGATCGCCGGTTACCCGCCGGACGTGCTGATCAACGTGCCGAAGCGTGTGTGTCGGTTTTTCGAGTTCTACAAGGCGCCGGAGTTGATCGCTTTGGGGCGGGAGATTGCCAGGGATACGCTGGACAAATATGAGAGTGAGCAGAGTTGA
- a CDS encoding CHAD domain-containing protein, whose product MSALVDQLVAQVIGLEVGLLSCQARLAAVTDDEALHDLRTTVRRLRSLLRPLRGLPGVEQLELAASTVGQMTTPLRDREVLAAYLHQHGYHQAAERRLRLQPDAYRHVAQSPEVAHLLQILDAFPRFIRASQHQKLLKGLRPRIEKRLGKQWHKLGDALKDPTHDRHRLRLLIKRVRYAAEAYPELDKLPAKAMSRLKLAQGALGDWHDCWQWLAQAGHQADLQPCVPMWHRTMSKAEGEADRVLDKLSADCF is encoded by the coding sequence ATGTCAGCTTTGGTCGATCAGCTAGTCGCTCAGGTCATTGGCCTGGAAGTAGGGTTGCTGAGCTGCCAGGCTCGCCTCGCCGCCGTCACCGACGATGAAGCCCTGCATGACCTGCGCACCACTGTGCGGCGCCTGCGCAGTTTGTTGCGCCCGCTGCGCGGGTTGCCGGGAGTCGAACAACTCGAATTGGCCGCCAGCACAGTCGGCCAGATGACTACGCCGCTACGCGACCGCGAGGTCCTGGCGGCGTATCTGCATCAGCACGGCTATCACCAGGCCGCTGAACGGCGCCTGCGCCTGCAACCCGACGCCTATCGCCATGTGGCGCAGAGCCCGGAAGTGGCGCACTTGCTGCAGATTCTCGACGCGTTCCCACGCTTTATCCGGGCTTCGCAGCACCAGAAACTGCTCAAGGGCCTGCGCCCGCGCATCGAGAAGCGCTTGGGCAAGCAATGGCACAAACTCGGTGATGCCCTCAAAGACCCGACCCATGATCGCCACCGCCTGCGGTTGCTGATCAAGCGTGTGCGTTACGCCGCCGAGGCCTACCCCGAACTGGACAAACTGCCTGCCAAAGCCATGTCGCGCCTCAAACTAGCCCAAGGCGCTCTGGGCGATTGGCACGACTGCTGGCAGTGGCTGGCGCAGGCCGGGCACCAAGCGGATTTGCAACCCTGCGTGCCAATGTGGCATCGCACCATGAGCAAGGCAGAAGGCGAGGCGGATCGGGTGCTGGACAAACTCAGCGCGGATTGTTTCTAG
- a CDS encoding acyl-CoA thioesterase II has protein sequence MRFSDLLDAARNNPLDVTIPAEWAQGRATFGGLVAALQYEALRAQVPADRPLRSLAITFVGPVAPDVPASYQVEVLREGKAVSQLLGRVVQNGEVATLVQASFGAPRESVIDVASEAPPSFKHWDECQELPYIKGVTPEFMRHLAMRWSVGGLPFTGNKSRDMGGWVRLRGDVKEEPLTESHILALVDAWPPALLPHLTQPAPGSTLTWTIEFIQPLQDLTTLDWCQYYVNIENARDGYGHAAAALWSPTGELIAISRQTVVVFA, from the coding sequence ATGCGCTTTAGTGATTTGCTCGACGCAGCCCGTAACAACCCGTTGGACGTGACCATCCCCGCCGAATGGGCTCAGGGCCGCGCGACCTTTGGTGGCCTGGTGGCTGCTTTGCAATATGAAGCCTTGCGCGCCCAAGTCCCGGCAGACCGGCCCCTGCGCTCTTTGGCCATCACCTTTGTCGGCCCCGTTGCGCCGGATGTGCCGGCCAGTTATCAAGTCGAAGTGTTGCGTGAAGGCAAGGCGGTCAGCCAGTTGCTTGGCCGCGTGGTGCAGAACGGTGAAGTGGCGACGCTGGTGCAGGCCAGCTTTGGTGCGCCGCGTGAGTCAGTGATAGATGTCGCGAGCGAGGCGCCGCCTAGTTTCAAACACTGGGATGAATGCCAGGAGCTGCCCTATATCAAGGGCGTGACCCCTGAGTTCATGCGCCACTTGGCCATGCGCTGGAGCGTCGGTGGGTTGCCGTTCACCGGTAACAAATCGCGCGACATGGGCGGTTGGGTGCGCCTGCGCGGTGATGTAAAGGAAGAACCGCTGACCGAGTCGCACATCCTCGCCCTGGTCGACGCATGGCCCCCGGCCTTGCTTCCGCACCTGACCCAGCCGGCGCCAGGCAGCACGCTGACCTGGACCATTGAATTTATCCAGCCGCTGCAAGACCTGACCACCCTCGACTGGTGCCAGTACTACGTCAACATCGAAAATGCCCGCGACGGCTACGGGCATGCCGCAGCCGCACTCTGGAGCCCGACCGGCGAGTTGATCGCCATCAGCCGCCAGACCGTGGTGGTCTTCGCCTGA
- a CDS encoding Imm50 family immunity protein — protein MKYWNELDGSIFFGKIFSQPIAIDRIALFSMRIDNDQPCVGLGFDIPEFPDQLPEKWKNKGYNTCRTGLICHNIKELKVQNIPAHEVFKVEIKKHNDHFEFHATSENASIEFKARFISLSDPNVYINSPDDYYFK, from the coding sequence ATGAAATATTGGAATGAATTAGACGGAAGTATATTTTTCGGAAAGATTTTTAGCCAACCGATAGCAATTGACAGGATTGCTCTTTTCTCCATGAGGATTGATAACGACCAACCCTGTGTCGGCCTAGGGTTTGACATACCAGAATTTCCGGACCAGTTGCCGGAAAAGTGGAAGAACAAAGGCTATAACACATGCAGGACAGGATTAATTTGTCATAACATTAAAGAATTAAAAGTACAAAACATACCCGCCCACGAGGTATTCAAGGTGGAAATAAAAAAACACAATGACCACTTCGAGTTTCACGCAACCAGCGAAAATGCCTCAATAGAATTCAAAGCCAGATTCATTTCACTTAGCGACCCTAATGTATATATAAACAGCCCAGATGATTACTATTTTAAATAA
- a CDS encoding RHS repeat-associated core domain-containing protein gives MDVKAPDVEGVLRDFRGCLNTFDDWALSFWSFSKLDVEQVFKVGDEVTLVAPIAPSIFPSSTVATCQANGTLTLVHMFQSTQFVPIGDTPVILQRVDPNGGPLGEPIHKTIGPSGILEITECDRNQQYRISFYPNVSKDHVKALYASYQSVIAELEARLRDEWNSTLEARWNDFTDAIPQDQRKMVETAFLSGMGKALYNLWDNITQLVDLLADIKPNSEKLLHYISQTELDELLKLGNDAIADGLLVLSDEPLLFIYVSAMVSWMRMLPPKEMHELMGEITGEVLINLLLIWATAGVGVALRLGTKVLGHIKSERTPELLELLANKLVMPRLEPHAKVVKPLLGRSAAIPIKMVPVAPLKAGDQLVSNPVPAVRSKKQQTALVRQEHVDDVPVAAKNPQGDAAAPADKTATNGCPVSMVTGEELLTLTDGALDGILPFEWTRLYRTSAVEVDCGLGFGWSHSLAQRLVVTGDSVVWTDHENRSTALPLPTAARPAITNSLAEAAIYLGALPDELVLAQASRFYHFRDGVLAAISDAYDNRLRISRDRLGRIERLDNGVGRCLFLRYELGRIVAVDYQVHRAKGREPYVWVTEQNVVSYVYDDAGRLVSATNAVGESEVYRYDDQHVILERQLAGGASFFWAWERSGKAARCVRHWASFSQMDTRYVWDDNGKVTVHNADGSQEVYVHDQRARLVQRIDPDGAEHFKSYDDKGRLTVEQDPLGAVTAYQYDDAGRLMALFPGEDEPTSYEHDNGFVRVVRRGEAVWKYERNEQGDVTRQTDPDGHITDYTYDKHGQLIGVWYPDNGSHRLVWNERGQLVEEQLPNGGVKRYRYDDVGRQVAREDEHGALTQYQWDGVGRLVRVVLPGGATREFSHNPYGKITSERDELGHVTRYEYAGGLHLISRRINADGTQVNYRYDNVRLLLTEIENEVGETYRLDYHPNGLIQQEIGFDGQRTTYVYDLSGNLLEKTEHGDDGSQLVTRYERDFSGRLVRKTLPDGGVVDYAYDRQGNLLSVDDGHWALAYEYDSQNRLTADHQGWGTLRYGYDACGQLKNLRLPDNNRLTFNHDKSGHLATVELNGKTLTSHLFKTGKERQRQQGQILSHYDYDDQNRLHAHAVTQEEHKLYRRHYDYDKSGNLTRLLDTRKGEHHYHYDPLARLTRADHSQDQQERFGHDPAGNLLMQDRPGPDIVAGNRLVIQGDHHYDYDAFGNLIRQRRGKGHQLVTEYRYDCQHRLIGITQPNGQTASYRYDPFGRRISKTVDGITTEFFWQGDKLVAEHHADRHRSYLYEPDSFRPLALLEGFGPKDTQPFHYQLDHLGTPQELTAPDGEIVWSAHHRAYGQITRLDINKIDNPPRFQGQYFDQESGLHYNRHRYYNPDIGRYLTPDPVKLAGGINAYQYVPNPTGWIDPLGLTANCPPKGARQPRCKTPDEPDTPEVSRKGAFRQAKRDANIPMVQRPDVFVDPETGREKQYKIERMTDLNDKNILNNNGLPIDTRVYQLTKSDGSKVLIQDHSAGHNFGRADGIGDHSAHFNLRPIDKPRKGSIPGAKEHYPFRKQK, from the coding sequence ATGGACGTCAAAGCGCCGGATGTTGAAGGCGTCTTACGTGATTTCCGGGGCTGCCTGAACACCTTTGACGACTGGGCTTTAAGCTTCTGGAGCTTTTCGAAGCTGGATGTCGAGCAGGTGTTCAAGGTTGGCGATGAAGTGACGCTGGTCGCGCCCATAGCCCCCTCCATTTTTCCCAGCAGCACCGTCGCCACCTGCCAGGCCAACGGCACGTTGACCCTGGTGCACATGTTCCAAAGCACGCAGTTTGTGCCCATCGGCGATACGCCGGTGATACTGCAACGCGTCGACCCCAACGGTGGCCCACTGGGTGAGCCGATCCACAAGACCATCGGCCCCAGCGGCATTCTTGAAATCACCGAGTGTGATCGCAACCAGCAGTACCGAATCAGTTTTTATCCCAACGTTTCCAAGGATCACGTCAAGGCGCTGTATGCGTCTTATCAGTCGGTGATCGCGGAACTGGAAGCGCGCCTGCGCGACGAATGGAACAGCACGCTTGAGGCACGTTGGAACGACTTTACGGACGCTATCCCGCAAGACCAGCGCAAGATGGTGGAAACGGCGTTTCTAAGTGGCATGGGCAAAGCGCTTTACAACCTGTGGGACAACATAACTCAACTGGTTGATTTACTGGCGGACATCAAGCCCAACAGCGAGAAGTTGCTGCACTACATCTCCCAAACTGAACTTGATGAGCTGCTGAAGCTCGGCAACGACGCGATCGCCGACGGCCTGCTGGTGCTCAGCGATGAGCCATTGTTGTTCATTTACGTGTCGGCAATGGTCAGCTGGATGCGCATGCTGCCGCCGAAAGAAATGCATGAATTGATGGGGGAAATCACTGGCGAGGTGTTGATCAACCTGCTGCTGATTTGGGCAACAGCAGGCGTGGGTGTGGCGTTGCGCCTGGGTACGAAGGTGCTGGGACATATCAAGTCTGAGCGGACGCCGGAGTTGTTGGAGTTGCTGGCTAATAAGCTGGTGATGCCCCGGTTGGAGCCGCATGCCAAAGTGGTTAAGCCGTTGCTGGGACGGAGTGCCGCAATCCCAATCAAGATGGTGCCGGTTGCACCGTTGAAGGCTGGGGATCAGTTGGTTTCCAACCCAGTGCCGGCGGTTCGTAGCAAGAAACAGCAGACCGCGTTGGTGCGCCAGGAACACGTCGATGATGTGCCTGTCGCTGCGAAAAATCCCCAGGGAGATGCCGCGGCACCTGCCGACAAAACCGCCACCAATGGCTGCCCGGTGTCGATGGTCACCGGGGAGGAATTGCTGACGCTTACCGATGGTGCGCTGGACGGAATTTTGCCGTTTGAGTGGACGCGGTTGTATCGCACCAGTGCGGTGGAAGTGGATTGTGGGTTGGGGTTTGGCTGGAGTCACTCGCTGGCGCAGCGGCTGGTGGTGACGGGTGATTCGGTGGTTTGGACGGATCATGAAAATCGATCGACTGCCCTGCCCTTGCCTACCGCCGCTCGACCGGCGATCACCAACAGCTTGGCTGAAGCGGCGATCTATTTGGGTGCCCTGCCCGATGAGTTGGTGCTGGCCCAGGCATCACGGTTTTACCACTTTCGCGATGGTGTACTGGCGGCGATCAGTGATGCGTATGACAACCGACTGCGCATTTCTCGTGATCGTTTGGGGCGGATTGAGCGGCTGGATAACGGTGTCGGCCGTTGTTTGTTTTTGCGTTACGAACTGGGCCGAATTGTGGCGGTGGACTATCAAGTTCATCGCGCCAAAGGCCGTGAGCCGTATGTTTGGGTGACGGAGCAGAACGTCGTTTCCTACGTCTATGACGACGCTGGGCGACTGGTTTCAGCGACCAATGCCGTAGGTGAAAGCGAGGTTTATCGGTACGACGATCAGCACGTCATTCTTGAGCGGCAGCTGGCCGGTGGGGCGAGTTTCTTTTGGGCGTGGGAACGGTCTGGCAAGGCCGCGCGATGTGTTCGGCACTGGGCCAGTTTTTCGCAGATGGACACGCGCTATGTCTGGGATGACAACGGCAAAGTCACGGTTCACAACGCTGATGGCAGTCAGGAAGTGTATGTCCACGATCAGCGGGCGCGGCTGGTGCAGCGGATTGATCCGGACGGTGCGGAGCATTTTAAATCCTACGATGACAAGGGCCGGCTGACGGTTGAGCAGGATCCGCTGGGGGCGGTGACGGCGTATCAGTATGACGACGCCGGACGTTTGATGGCGTTGTTTCCTGGGGAGGATGAGCCGACTTCCTACGAGCATGACAACGGGTTCGTACGGGTCGTACGGCGGGGTGAAGCGGTTTGGAAGTATGAGCGTAACGAACAAGGCGACGTTACGCGTCAGACAGATCCTGACGGCCACATTACAGACTACACCTACGACAAACACGGGCAGCTGATTGGGGTTTGGTACCCGGATAACGGGTCTCATCGGCTGGTTTGGAATGAGCGTGGACAGCTCGTTGAGGAACAACTGCCGAATGGTGGGGTTAAGCGTTATCGCTATGACGATGTTGGACGACAAGTTGCGCGTGAGGATGAGCATGGCGCGCTGACGCAGTATCAATGGGACGGTGTGGGTCGGTTGGTTCGTGTCGTACTTCCAGGCGGTGCCACGCGGGAATTCAGCCACAACCCGTACGGAAAAATCACCTCCGAACGTGATGAACTGGGCCACGTCACTCGTTACGAATATGCCGGCGGTTTGCATCTGATCAGCCGTCGCATAAATGCTGATGGCACCCAGGTCAACTACCGCTACGACAACGTGCGGTTACTGCTGACCGAGATCGAAAACGAAGTCGGCGAGACCTACCGACTTGATTACCACCCAAACGGTTTGATCCAGCAGGAAATCGGCTTTGACGGTCAGCGCACGACTTACGTGTATGACCTCAGCGGCAACTTACTGGAGAAAACCGAACACGGCGATGACGGCAGTCAGCTAGTCACCCGCTACGAGCGAGACTTTTCCGGCCGCCTCGTACGAAAAACTCTTCCAGACGGTGGAGTGGTCGATTACGCCTACGACCGCCAGGGCAACCTCCTCAGCGTCGACGACGGCCACTGGGCGTTAGCCTACGAATACGACAGCCAAAACCGCCTCACCGCCGACCACCAAGGCTGGGGCACCCTGCGCTACGGCTACGACGCCTGCGGCCAGCTGAAAAACCTGCGCCTGCCGGATAACAACCGCCTCACCTTCAACCACGACAAAAGCGGCCACCTCGCCACCGTCGAGCTGAACGGCAAAACCCTCACCTCTCACCTGTTCAAAACCGGAAAAGAACGCCAACGCCAACAAGGCCAGATCCTCAGCCATTACGACTATGACGACCAAAACCGTCTCCACGCCCACGCGGTGACGCAAGAGGAACACAAGCTCTACCGCCGCCACTACGACTACGACAAATCCGGCAACCTCACCCGCCTGCTCGACACTCGTAAAGGCGAACACCACTACCACTACGACCCCCTCGCCCGCCTGACCCGCGCGGATCATTCGCAAGACCAGCAAGAGCGTTTCGGCCACGACCCGGCCGGCAACCTGCTGATGCAAGACCGACCCGGTCCGGACATCGTGGCGGGGAATCGGTTGGTGATCCAAGGCGATCATCATTATGACTATGACGCGTTCGGCAATCTGATCCGCCAAAGACGCGGTAAGGGTCATCAACTCGTTACCGAGTACCGCTACGACTGCCAGCATCGGCTTATCGGCATTACCCAGCCGAACGGGCAAACGGCCAGCTATCGCTATGACCCGTTCGGTCGGCGGATCAGCAAAACCGTTGATGGGATAACCACTGAGTTTTTCTGGCAAGGCGACAAGCTGGTTGCGGAGCATCACGCGGACAGGCATCGCAGTTACCTCTACGAACCGGACAGCTTTCGGCCCTTAGCACTGCTGGAAGGTTTCGGCCCGAAAGACACCCAGCCCTTCCACTACCAACTCGACCACCTCGGCACCCCGCAGGAGCTCACCGCCCCCGACGGCGAAATCGTCTGGTCTGCGCATCACCGTGCCTATGGCCAAATCACCCGCCTAGACATCAACAAAATCGACAACCCGCCGCGCTTCCAAGGCCAATACTTCGACCAAGAAAGCGGCCTGCACTACAACCGACATCGCTACTACAATCCAGATATTGGTCGTTACCTGACGCCGGACCCGGTGAAGCTGGCGGGTGGGATCAATGCGTACCAGTACGTGCCCAACCCTACAGGGTGGATAGATCCGTTAGGGCTGACTGCCAATTGCCCACCCAAAGGAGCGAGGCAGCCACGCTGTAAAACACCGGACGAACCGGACACTCCCGAAGTTTCTCGCAAAGGAGCATTCAGGCAAGCTAAAAGAGATGCAAATATACCAATGGTGCAGCGCCCTGACGTCTTCGTAGACCCAGAAACAGGAAGAGAAAAACAATACAAGATAGAAAGAATGACAGACCTGAACGATAAAAATATATTGAATAACAACGGCTTACCGATTGACACAAGGGTCTATCAACTTACAAAATCTGACGGCTCAAAAGTGCTTATACAAGACCACTCAGCAGGGCATAATTTTGGCAGAGCAGATGGAATAGGAGACCATTCCGCACACTTCAACTTACGACCAATTGATAAACCCCGAAAAGGCAGCATACCCGGGGCAAAGGAACACTATCCATTTAGGAAGCAAAAATGA
- a CDS encoding methyl-accepting chemotaxis protein: MGAWLSNISLKYKFWAVNAVAFITTLLLVLYAVQLEQQARSDASQAAAQAQARLLSAWPADKPLPKGEHWLTFSRGQVPQLANQDLSALGNASGWVELNHMPLFGENPLIGAELIARADGQQVAVLAYGRSLSQVFGERFANYAVAVLILMLAMLGASQLLIRFLLSQLNTLKDVMLHVEKTGDLSARVPLACKDEVGQMASAFNAMQAGYQRVVSTVARTAQQLDDGAARLASSMNEVQHGMLGQQSETDQAATAINEMTATVYHIAQHAGATRDLSQTADTLAGSGQEVVSRVQRSIAGLSTGVQQTAEMIQKLAEDSQKINGVVGVIHSIAEQTNLLALNAAIEAARAGEMGRGFAVVADEVRNLAKRVQSSTDEITRMVSALQAGTRDAVDFMQESSFKADDCVQQAQEAGAALAEITGAVAQMRESNTQIAVAAEQQSHVAEEMNRAVVSIRDVTENTVQQTVDSATTSNELATLAGELSKAIGQLKL, translated from the coding sequence ATGGGTGCCTGGCTTAGCAATATCTCGCTGAAATACAAGTTCTGGGCCGTCAACGCGGTCGCCTTCATCACCACCTTGTTGCTCGTGCTCTACGCCGTGCAACTCGAGCAACAGGCGCGCAGCGATGCCTCCCAGGCTGCGGCACAGGCGCAGGCGCGGTTGTTGAGTGCCTGGCCCGCCGACAAGCCATTGCCCAAGGGCGAGCATTGGCTGACGTTTTCCCGTGGACAAGTCCCACAGCTGGCCAATCAGGATCTGTCAGCCTTGGGCAATGCCAGCGGTTGGGTCGAGCTTAATCACATGCCATTGTTCGGTGAAAACCCGCTGATCGGCGCCGAGTTGATCGCGCGTGCCGACGGCCAGCAGGTCGCCGTGCTGGCCTACGGACGCAGCCTGAGCCAAGTGTTCGGCGAACGCTTCGCCAACTACGCGGTGGCGGTGTTGATCCTGATGCTGGCGATGCTCGGCGCCTCGCAACTGCTGATCCGCTTTCTGCTCAGCCAACTCAACACCCTCAAGGACGTGATGCTGCACGTCGAGAAAACCGGCGACCTGTCGGCCCGCGTACCCCTGGCCTGCAAGGACGAAGTCGGCCAGATGGCCAGCGCCTTCAACGCCATGCAAGCCGGCTACCAGCGGGTGGTCAGCACCGTGGCACGCACCGCGCAGCAATTGGATGATGGCGCCGCGCGCCTGGCTAGCAGCATGAACGAGGTGCAGCACGGCATGCTCGGCCAGCAGAGCGAAACCGACCAGGCCGCCACCGCGATCAATGAGATGACCGCCACCGTCTACCACATCGCCCAGCACGCCGGCGCCACTCGCGACCTGTCCCAAACCGCCGACACCCTCGCCGGCAGCGGCCAGGAAGTGGTCAGCCGGGTACAGCGTTCGATTGCCGGGCTTTCCACCGGCGTGCAACAGACTGCCGAGATGATCCAGAAGCTTGCCGAGGACAGCCAGAAAATCAACGGCGTGGTCGGCGTAATCCACAGCATCGCCGAACAGACCAACCTGCTCGCCCTCAACGCCGCCATCGAAGCCGCCCGCGCCGGCGAAATGGGCCGTGGTTTCGCCGTGGTCGCCGACGAAGTGCGCAACCTGGCCAAACGGGTGCAAAGCTCCACCGACGAAATCACTCGCATGGTCTCGGCGCTGCAGGCCGGCACCCGCGATGCGGTGGACTTCATGCAGGAAAGCTCGTTCAAGGCCGACGACTGCGTACAGCAAGCCCAGGAAGCCGGCGCGGCCCTCGCCGAAATCACCGGCGCCGTGGCGCAGATGCGCGAAAGCAACACCCAGATCGCCGTGGCGGCCGAACAGCAAAGCCATGTCGCCGAAGAGATGAACCGCGCCGTGGTGAGCATTCGCGATGTGACCGAAAACACGGTGCAGCAGACCGTGGATTCAGCGACCACCAGCAATGAGCTGGCGACGCTGGCCGGGGAGTTGAGCAAAGCGATTGGGCAGTTGAAGCTATAG
- a CDS encoding TatD family hydrolase, whose protein sequence is MQLIDIGVNLTNPSFDERHQAVLDRAYAAGVQQLVLTGTSIEGSEQALELCIKLDESGQRLFSTAGIHPHCASDWNGDSARQLRGLLSESRVRAVGECGLDFNRDFSPRPQQEKVLEEHLALAVELKLPVFLHERDANQRLLEILKDYRDHLSAAVVHCFTGEQSALFSYLDLDLHIGITGWICDERRGTHLHPLVREIPRGRLMLESDAPYLLPRTLRPKPKNGRNEPAYLPEVLREVALHRNETLEDLAAHSTACSRAFFGLPEVD, encoded by the coding sequence ATGCAACTCATTGATATCGGCGTCAACCTGACCAACCCCAGTTTCGACGAGAGGCACCAGGCCGTTCTCGACCGTGCCTATGCCGCCGGCGTGCAGCAATTGGTGCTCACCGGCACCAGTATCGAGGGCAGCGAGCAGGCGTTGGAACTCTGCATAAAACTCGATGAAAGCGGCCAGCGCCTGTTCAGCACCGCCGGCATTCATCCCCACTGCGCCAGCGATTGGAACGGCGACAGCGCGCGGCAATTGCGGGGTTTGCTCAGCGAAAGCCGCGTGCGTGCAGTGGGCGAATGCGGGTTGGATTTCAACCGCGATTTTTCTCCGCGCCCACAACAGGAAAAAGTCCTCGAAGAACACCTGGCACTCGCCGTCGAGTTGAAACTGCCAGTGTTTCTTCACGAGCGCGACGCCAACCAGCGCTTGCTGGAGATCCTCAAGGATTACCGCGACCACCTGAGCGCTGCCGTGGTGCATTGCTTCACCGGCGAACAATCGGCGCTGTTCAGCTACCTCGACCTGGACTTGCATATCGGCATCACCGGCTGGATCTGCGACGAGCGCCGTGGGACGCATCTGCACCCGCTGGTCAGGGAAATCCCACGTGGCCGCCTGATGCTGGAAAGCGACGCGCCCTACCTGCTGCCACGCACGTTGCGACCCAAGCCGAAAAACGGCCGCAATGAACCGGCCTACCTGCCAGAAGTGCTGCGCGAAGTCGCCCTGCACCGCAACGAAACCCTGGAAGACTTGGCTGCACACAGCACCGCCTGTTCGCGCGCATTTTTTGGTTTGCCTGAAGTGGATTAA